A single window of Sphingobacteriales bacterium DNA harbors:
- the yajC gene encoding preprotein translocase subunit YajC, with protein sequence MSNILFILQAAQGGSQTFTLIMFGLMFVVFYFFLIRPQSKKAKEQDNFIANLKVGDKIVTIAGIHGKIVAINEADNTFSVQVDSTTKMKIERSAVSLEMSKKAQENSAA encoded by the coding sequence ATGTCAAATATTCTTTTTATACTTCAAGCAGCTCAAGGAGGTTCACAAACATTTACACTTATTATGTTTGGATTGATGTTTGTCGTATTTTATTTTTTCCTAATCAGACCACAATCTAAAAAAGCAAAAGAACAAGACAACTTTATTGCAAACTTAAAAGTAGGCGATAAAATTGTAACTATTGCAGGTATACATGGCAAAATTGTTGCCATAAACGAAGCAGACAATACTTTCTCAGTACAAGTTGATAGCACTACTAAAATGAAAATAGAAAGAAGTGCAGTATCTCTTGAAATGAGTAAAAAAGCACAAGAAAACAGTGCAGCTTAA
- a CDS encoding ComF family protein, with amino-acid sequence MASKKLQIRGYNQSSYIAKGIAEALNIPVAEHIIKRKINTATQTKKTRVERWQNINNAFELNKKIKLNYNHILLVDDVLTTGATIEACANSLNSKQNLKISVATLAMAI; translated from the coding sequence ATTGCATCCAAAAAACTACAAATAAGAGGCTACAATCAAAGTAGTTACATTGCCAAAGGCATAGCCGAAGCCTTAAATATTCCTGTTGCCGAACACATTATTAAAAGAAAAATAAATACAGCAACACAAACTAAAAAAACAAGAGTAGAACGTTGGCAAAACATTAATAATGCATTTGAATTGAATAAAAAAATAAAACTAAATTACAATCATATATTATTAGTTGATGATGTACTAACAACTGGAGCAACCATCGAAGCCTGTGCTAATAGTTTAAATTCTAAACAAAACTTAAAAATCAGTGTTGCAACCTTAGCTATGGCAATTTAA
- a CDS encoding GlsB/YeaQ/YmgE family stress response membrane protein, which translates to MGILLWIIFGLIAGVLAKVIMPGKDPGGWFISILLGIAGAFVGGFVGTRLGIGSVDGFNLQSFAIAVVGALGILGVYRLVKKS; encoded by the coding sequence ATGGGAATTTTATTATGGATTATCTTCGGATTGATAGCAGGTGTTTTAGCTAAAGTAATAATGCCAGGCAAAGACCCAGGTGGTTGGTTTATTTCAATTCTTTTAGGTATTGCTGGTGCATTTGTTGGTGGTTTTGTAGGCACAAGACTTGGCATAGGCTCTGTTGATGGATTTAATCTACAAAGTTTCGCTATTGCAGTTGTAGGTGCATTAGGTATCTTAGGTGTATATAGATTAGTCAAAAAATCATAG
- a CDS encoding acyl-CoA dehydrogenase family protein: MDFNQTENQVLITQTIRDFAEKNIKPYVLEWDETQHFPVETLRKLGELGLMGIVIPEQYGGSGFGYFEYITALTELGKVDGSLTLSVAAHNSLCTNHIYKFGNEEQRNKYIPKLASGEWIGSWGLTEPNTGSDAGRMKCVAHQDGDDWVINGTKNFITHGISSNITVVIARTGELLDSHGMTAFVVERGTPGFSGGKKENKLGMRCSETAEMIFEDCRVPKENVLGKVGDGFVQSLKILDGGRISIAALSLGIATGAYEAALQYSKEREQFGKSISTFQAIAFKLAEMHTQIEAATLLTYQAADMYMRGENINKESAYAKYYASEVAVRVATEAVQIFGGYGYIKDFPVEKHYRDSKLCTIGEGTSEIQKLVISRAILK, encoded by the coding sequence ATGGATTTTAATCAGACCGAAAATCAGGTATTAATTACTCAAACGATTAGAGATTTTGCAGAAAAGAATATAAAACCTTATGTATTAGAATGGGATGAAACGCAACATTTTCCTGTTGAGACATTAAGAAAATTAGGAGAATTAGGTTTGATGGGTATTGTGATTCCAGAACAATACGGAGGTTCAGGATTCGGATATTTTGAATACATTACAGCATTAACTGAATTAGGAAAAGTAGATGGTTCTCTAACGTTGTCGGTTGCTGCACACAATTCATTATGTACAAATCATATATATAAATTTGGAAACGAAGAACAAAGAAATAAATATATACCCAAATTAGCTTCAGGAGAATGGATTGGTTCTTGGGGATTAACAGAACCTAATACTGGATCAGATGCTGGAAGAATGAAATGTGTTGCACATCAGGATGGTGACGATTGGGTAATCAATGGTACTAAAAATTTTATTACGCACGGTATTTCAAGCAATATTACTGTAGTAATTGCTCGTACAGGAGAATTATTAGATAGTCATGGAATGACAGCCTTTGTTGTAGAAAGAGGAACACCAGGATTTAGTGGAGGAAAAAAAGAAAATAAATTAGGCATGCGATGCTCAGAAACTGCTGAAATGATATTTGAAGATTGTAGAGTGCCAAAAGAAAATGTATTAGGAAAAGTAGGCGATGGCTTCGTACAATCATTAAAAATACTGGATGGTGGAAGAATATCTATTGCAGCATTAAGCTTAGGAATTGCTACTGGAGCTTACGAAGCAGCATTACAATATTCAAAAGAAAGAGAACAATTTGGTAAATCAATATCTACATTTCAAGCAATAGCATTCAAGTTAGCAGAAATGCACACACAAATTGAAGCAGCTACATTATTAACTTACCAAGCTGCAGATATGTATATGCGTGGTGAAAATATCAATAAAGAATCAGCATATGCAAAATATTATGCATCAGAAGTAGCAGTTAGAGTTGCTACAGAAGCAGTGCAAATATTTGGTGGCTATGGATATATCAAAGACTTCCCAGTTGAGAAACACTATAGAGATTCAAAACTTTGCACAATAGGCGAAGGCACATCAGAAATTCAAAAATTAGTAATTAGTAGAGCTATATTGAAGTGA
- a CDS encoding phosphotransferase: protein MQHDEQVNYLFFNYFGEKAVYIEQLAAAGSDRIYFRVKSLHYSAIACYGSDSKENLTFIHHAQHFKQQQLSVPQVYCHTDDFLYYLQEDLGNTSLYDIIRKVGVTENVEQLYKKAIDGLIDLQIKGAIDFNFDSCYPIKSFDKSSMFWDMNAFKYYFVRMAKIQFNEVELNKDFHALCDELLKEKNLYFMYRDCQARNIMIHEDKPYFIDFQGGRKGAPQYDLASLLWQAGAKIPMEKRIEWLDYYIQKLSNYININKQEFKERYYGFVLIRMLQVLGAYGFRGLIEKKPHFIESIIPALENIKWFLDNRLFPIELKELEKTLYILIESDLFTNELKKYPKNSPLSIEINSFSFKRAIPEDKSGNGGGFVFDCRGILNPGRYEPYKNQHGKDKEVIDFLEQKTKVKDFLENVWRIIDINIEDYIARNFEHLQINFGCTGGQHRSVYCAEQTKKYIESRYPVKVTIRHIEREMNGQYI from the coding sequence ATGCAACATGATGAGCAAGTAAATTATTTATTTTTTAATTATTTTGGAGAGAAAGCAGTATATATAGAACAATTAGCTGCTGCTGGCTCTGATAGAATTTATTTTAGAGTAAAATCATTGCATTATTCTGCTATTGCTTGTTATGGAAGTGACAGTAAAGAGAATCTTACATTTATTCATCATGCACAACATTTTAAACAACAACAATTATCAGTACCACAAGTATATTGCCACACAGATGATTTTCTTTATTACCTACAAGAAGATTTAGGAAATACAAGTCTATATGATATTATCAGAAAAGTAGGTGTTACTGAAAATGTAGAACAACTTTATAAAAAAGCAATAGATGGCTTAATTGATTTGCAAATTAAAGGTGCAATCGATTTTAATTTTGATTCATGTTACCCAATTAAATCTTTTGATAAAAGTTCTATGTTTTGGGATATGAATGCCTTTAAATATTACTTTGTAAGAATGGCAAAAATTCAGTTTAATGAAGTAGAACTCAATAAAGATTTTCATGCACTTTGTGATGAATTATTAAAGGAAAAGAATCTATATTTTATGTATCGTGATTGTCAAGCACGTAACATTATGATACATGAAGATAAACCATATTTTATAGATTTCCAAGGTGGAAGAAAAGGCGCACCACAATACGATTTAGCATCATTATTATGGCAAGCTGGTGCAAAAATTCCTATGGAAAAAAGAATTGAATGGTTGGATTACTATATACAAAAACTATCTAATTACATTAACATAAATAAACAAGAATTTAAAGAAAGGTATTATGGCTTTGTATTGATAAGAATGTTGCAAGTATTAGGTGCCTACGGATTTAGAGGATTGATTGAAAAGAAGCCACATTTCATTGAGAGTATTATTCCAGCGCTTGAAAATATAAAATGGTTTTTAGATAATAGATTGTTTCCAATTGAATTAAAGGAACTAGAAAAAACATTATATATATTAATAGAGTCAGACTTATTTACTAATGAATTAAAGAAATATCCTAAGAATTCTCCATTAAGTATTGAGATAAATAGTTTTTCGTTTAAAAGAGCCATTCCTGAAGACAAATCTGGAAATGGTGGTGGATTTGTATTTGATTGCAGAGGAATATTAAATCCAGGCAGGTATGAACCATATAAAAACCAACATGGAAAAGACAAGGAAGTGATAGATTTCTTAGAACAAAAGACTAAAGTAAAAGACTTTTTAGAAAATGTCTGGAGAATTATAGATATAAATATTGAAGACTATATTGCTAGAAATTTTGAACATTTACAAATTAATTTTGGATGTACAGGTGGACAACATCGAAGTGTATATTGTGCTGAACAAACAAAAAAATATATAGAAAGTAGATATCCAGTTAAAGTAACGATAAGACATATTGAACGTGAAATGAATGGTCAATACATTTAA
- a CDS encoding PH domain-containing protein has protein sequence MGLFSKLAGHADINSQSDLVKPFLSENESIVAAFKFFRDELIITSKGIFYIDVQGFTGSKKEYKYFPLKSLKYISFESAGTFDMDADIKIGIDGNTKYLNNVPYNAPIEVKIPKAQAEEGKKFFMMVKSIIDGDN, from the coding sequence ATGGGACTATTTAGCAAATTAGCAGGACATGCAGACATTAACAGCCAATCAGATTTGGTAAAACCTTTCTTATCAGAAAATGAATCTATCGTGGCTGCGTTTAAGTTTTTCAGAGATGAATTAATTATTACAAGCAAAGGTATTTTCTATATTGATGTACAAGGCTTTACTGGAAGTAAAAAAGAGTATAAGTATTTTCCACTTAAAAGTTTGAAATACATCTCTTTTGAAAGTGCTGGAACTTTTGATATGGATGCAGATATTAAAATTGGTATTGACGGAAATACAAAATACCTGAATAATGTGCCATACAATGCACCAATAGAAGTGAAAATTCCTAAAGCACAAGCAGAAGAAGGAAAGAAGTTTTTTATGATGGTAAAATCAATAATTGATGGTGATAATTAA
- a CDS encoding dephospho-CoA kinase: protein MLKVGITGGIASGKTTVCYLFEKLFQTPIYFADTRAKEIIEKNDVVKNNIIELFGEQAYINNQYNRKFIASKVFEDKSLLQQLNQIVHPAVFEDAQQFFFNHQKDEYILYESAIMFESKSNLLMDKIILVNASKELRIERAIKRDTLNRKEIEQRINSQITFEAIQEKCDYIIQNDGNINLESQIITIHQEILNSTKKK from the coding sequence ATGCTAAAAGTTGGCATCACTGGTGGAATAGCTAGTGGCAAAACAACAGTTTGTTACTTATTTGAAAAATTATTTCAAACACCAATCTATTTTGCAGACACAAGAGCAAAAGAAATTATTGAAAAAAATGATGTAGTCAAAAATAATATTATTGAACTCTTTGGAGAGCAAGCCTATATCAACAACCAATACAATAGAAAATTTATTGCATCAAAAGTATTTGAAGATAAGTCTTTACTACAACAACTCAATCAGATTGTACATCCAGCTGTATTTGAAGATGCGCAACAATTTTTCTTTAACCATCAAAAAGATGAATATATATTGTATGAATCTGCCATAATGTTTGAGAGTAAAAGTAATTTACTAATGGACAAGATAATACTTGTTAATGCATCCAAAGAACTTAGAATTGAAAGAGCAATAAAAAGAGACACATTAAATAGGAAAGAAATTGAACAACGCATCAATAGTCAGATTACTTTTGAAGCTATTCAAGAAAAATGTGACTATATTATACAAAATGATGGTAACATAAATTTAGAATCTCAGATTATTACAATTCATCAAGAAATATTAAATTCAACAAAGAAAAAATAA
- the trxB gene encoding thioredoxin-disulfide reductase: MSEEIIDVLIIGARPAGYTAAIYAARANLKPVLYTGLEPGGQLMITTDVENYPGYPNAITGPMMMADFQKQAERMGTDIRFGVATKVDFSGDIHQVWIDDEKIIKAKTVIIATGAKAKWLGIPSETRLNGAGVSACAVCDGFFYKDKEVAIVGAGDTACEEALYLSKLCPTVHMIVRRDEMRASKIMQDRVKNAPNIKIYWNSETDEILGEKKVEAVRLKNIKTQELTEIKVEGFFVAIGHQPNSAIFKEYLETDEAGYLITIEGSTKTKVAGVFAAGDVQDKIYRQAVTSAGSGCMAALDAERYLAEHGC, from the coding sequence ATGTCAGAAGAAATTATAGATGTATTAATTATAGGTGCTAGACCAGCAGGATACACAGCCGCCATTTATGCAGCAAGAGCAAACTTAAAACCTGTTTTATATACTGGACTTGAGCCAGGTGGACAATTAATGATTACAACAGATGTAGAAAATTATCCTGGATATCCAAATGCAATAACAGGACCAATGATGATGGCAGATTTTCAGAAGCAAGCTGAGAGAATGGGAACAGACATTAGATTTGGTGTTGCAACAAAGGTTGATTTTTCTGGCGATATTCATCAAGTATGGATTGATGATGAGAAAATAATTAAAGCTAAAACTGTAATTATTGCAACTGGTGCAAAAGCAAAATGGCTAGGCATTCCATCTGAAACAAGACTAAATGGTGCTGGTGTTTCTGCTTGCGCAGTTTGCGATGGTTTCTTTTATAAAGATAAAGAAGTAGCTATTGTTGGCGCTGGTGATACAGCTTGCGAAGAAGCCTTGTATCTATCTAAACTTTGTCCAACTGTACACATGATAGTAAGACGTGATGAAATGCGTGCATCGAAAATTATGCAAGACAGAGTAAAAAATGCACCAAATATCAAAATATATTGGAATAGTGAAACGGATGAAATACTTGGAGAAAAAAAGGTAGAAGCTGTACGATTAAAAAATATCAAAACACAAGAACTAACTGAAATAAAAGTTGAAGGATTTTTTGTAGCAATTGGACACCAACCTAATTCAGCTATTTTTAAAGAATATCTAGAAACTGATGAAGCTGGCTATCTTATTACTATTGAAGGTAGTACAAAAACTAAAGTTGCTGGCGTATTTGCCGCAGGCGATGTTCAAGACAAAATATATAGACAAGCTGTAACATCTGCTGGCTCTGGTTGTATGGCAGCATTGGATGCAGAAAGATATTTAGCAGAACATGGTTGTTAA
- the radA gene encoding DNA repair protein RadA yields MAKLKTIYVCQECGTTSPKWMGKCNNCNAWNTYVEEIVESTPKNVVHKKNNTAPQLIETIQAEARPRIQLADQELNRVLGGGIVQGSLVLIGGEPGIGKSTLLLQDVLQTKNLKTLYVSGEESESQIKMRAERIASINKDIYIYTETDAESIIQQMQQIQPDIVVIDSIQTIQTALLDSAPGSVAQIRESTYLLQQYAKKHHVPIFIVGHITKDGVIAGPKLLEHIVDCVLQFEGDRNYNYRIIRTIKNRFGSTAELGIYEMQSSGLRAVSNPSELLITEREDEVSGVAIAITMEGNRAMLIEVQALVSSAVYGTPQRSSTGYDLRRLNMILAVLDKRCGFRFGSKDVFLNIAGGLKIDDPSADLAVVAALLSSYDDIALSNEICFSGEVGLSGEIRAVNKIDIRIAEAAKLGYKNIYISKYNHKIEPNTSKIRLSKTVLDFYKSLF; encoded by the coding sequence TTGGCAAAATTAAAAACAATATATGTTTGTCAAGAATGTGGCACCACATCACCAAAATGGATGGGAAAGTGCAACAATTGCAATGCGTGGAATACTTATGTAGAAGAAATTGTAGAGTCTACACCAAAAAATGTTGTACATAAAAAAAACAACACAGCACCACAATTGATTGAAACCATACAAGCAGAAGCAAGACCACGTATACAATTAGCAGACCAAGAATTAAATAGAGTTTTAGGTGGAGGAATTGTTCAAGGTTCTTTGGTATTAATTGGTGGCGAACCTGGAATTGGCAAATCAACGCTTTTGTTGCAAGATGTATTGCAAACTAAAAACTTAAAAACACTTTATGTTTCTGGTGAAGAAAGCGAAAGTCAAATAAAAATGCGTGCTGAGCGTATAGCAAGCATCAACAAAGATATTTATATCTATACTGAAACTGATGCTGAATCTATAATACAACAAATGCAACAAATACAACCAGACATTGTAGTTATAGATTCTATACAAACGATACAAACTGCGTTGTTAGATTCTGCACCAGGAAGTGTTGCACAAATTAGAGAATCTACATACTTATTACAACAATATGCAAAAAAACACCATGTTCCAATTTTTATTGTTGGACATATTACTAAAGATGGTGTAATTGCTGGTCCTAAATTATTGGAGCATATTGTAGATTGTGTTTTACAATTTGAAGGCGATAGAAATTATAATTATAGAATAATTAGAACTATAAAAAATAGATTTGGTTCTACAGCAGAATTGGGCATTTATGAAATGCAAAGTTCAGGTTTGCGTGCCGTTAGCAATCCATCTGAGTTGTTGATTACGGAAAGAGAAGATGAAGTAAGTGGCGTGGCTATTGCAATAACTATGGAAGGCAATCGTGCAATGCTTATAGAAGTACAAGCATTAGTATCTTCTGCTGTGTATGGCACACCACAGCGTAGTAGCACTGGCTATGACCTGCGTAGGTTGAATATGATATTGGCTGTTTTAGATAAAAGATGTGGTTTTAGATTTGGCAGTAAAGATGTTTTTTTGAACATTGCAGGTGGTTTGAAAATAGATGATCCAAGTGCTGATTTGGCAGTAGTTGCTGCCTTACTTTCATCGTATGATGATATTGCTTTGAGTAATGAAATTTGTTTCAGTGGAGAAGTTGGTCTGAGTGGAGAAATTCGTGCTGTAAATAAAATTGATATTAGAATTGCTGAAGCTGCAAAATTAGGATATAAAAATATTTATATATCAAAATACAATCATAAAATTGAACCAAACACATCAAAAATTAGACTATCAAAAACGGTGTTAGATTTTTATAAAAGTCTATTTTAA
- a CDS encoding patatin-like phospholipase family protein encodes MQKIKNAIQQLIYSFPVQLLILHIKKYAIFNLVWIVLFLTVTQQFGKKFGVHLLLLDPTYLNDVNVYSFYFIGLAMGGFIMAWNISVYILNSYRFEFLACISKPFVRFSFNNFIIPASFTILYIICIYKYQRIQNLEDTSRVISFIIALLLGNISIVLVYTIYFIYFTEDVKSFLSRITEKTKEQLLKKNINIDFIYDAKDFAEDRKWLVLNYWHYPWKFNKVRSIPIYDKGLINEVYYLHHRNAFVIIFVSINILISLGYLLENPFFRIPAGSTLFLIFTIFIVFFTIFTFWFRGWRTIALITFIAVLNIFTKYNIIDGSHQFYGLDYSKKIEYNDQKVQTQTTRAGILNDIKQTEAILNNWKNKNKTIQKPKLIIVNVGGGGSKAAYWTFKVAQELDKITNNTFFNRTALISGASGGMLGIAYYRELFLQSQSNKEIHLADKKYLDNIGKDLLNGVTTSIAMNDIFLPFRKIEYENHKYKKDRAYMFDKEFNENTENVLNKKLSAYKQPERNAQIPMMIIGSTIINDQKMMYLSPQPIKYLLKPYIASNQTINEYIGIDAIEFNTLFKNSGAANINVVSALRMNATFPYIFPAVSLPTKPEIKAMDAGFRDNFGYLVTTRFMSSLQKWIEENTSGVIVVTIKVDDKSKDYSAFETKTYIGELLAPIGGIYSNMLFLQYYNADQNFATLYNDYKTNINFIDFTYKPSKKDAAASLSLHLTNKEKMDIQQSFYSEYNQKMKQRFLNLLY; translated from the coding sequence TTGCAAAAAATTAAAAACGCAATACAACAATTAATATATTCATTTCCTGTGCAATTACTAATACTGCACATAAAGAAATATGCAATATTTAATTTGGTATGGATAGTATTGTTTCTTACTGTTACACAACAATTCGGAAAAAAATTTGGTGTCCATTTATTATTGCTTGACCCAACCTACTTAAATGATGTAAATGTATATAGTTTCTATTTTATTGGCTTAGCAATGGGTGGATTCATTATGGCTTGGAATATTAGTGTCTATATTCTAAATTCATATAGATTTGAATTTTTAGCTTGCATTTCAAAACCATTTGTAAGATTTTCATTTAATAATTTTATTATTCCTGCATCTTTTACTATTCTATACATTATTTGTATTTATAAATACCAACGCATACAAAACCTTGAAGATACTTCTAGAGTAATATCATTCATTATTGCATTGTTATTAGGCAACATAAGTATTGTATTAGTGTACACTATATATTTCATATATTTTACTGAAGATGTAAAATCATTTTTGAGTAGAATTACTGAAAAAACAAAAGAACAATTACTTAAAAAAAATATTAATATAGATTTTATCTATGATGCCAAAGACTTTGCCGAAGATAGAAAATGGTTAGTACTAAACTATTGGCACTATCCTTGGAAATTTAATAAAGTAAGAAGCATACCAATTTATGACAAAGGTTTAATTAATGAGGTATATTATTTGCACCATAGGAATGCATTTGTTATCATTTTTGTAAGTATAAATATATTAATTTCTTTAGGCTACTTATTAGAAAATCCATTCTTTAGAATTCCAGCAGGAAGCACACTATTTTTAATATTTACAATATTTATTGTATTCTTTACAATATTTACATTTTGGTTTAGAGGATGGCGAACAATTGCACTAATAACATTTATTGCAGTTTTAAATATATTTACAAAATATAATATCATAGATGGTAGTCATCAATTCTATGGTTTAGATTATAGTAAGAAAATAGAGTACAATGACCAAAAAGTACAAACACAAACTACAAGAGCAGGAATACTAAACGATATAAAACAAACTGAAGCTATTCTAAACAATTGGAAGAATAAAAATAAAACCATACAGAAACCAAAATTAATTATTGTTAATGTTGGTGGCGGTGGTTCAAAGGCTGCCTATTGGACTTTTAAGGTTGCGCAAGAATTGGACAAGATAACTAATAATACATTTTTCAACAGAACTGCATTGATATCTGGAGCTTCTGGTGGAATGCTAGGCATAGCATATTATCGTGAATTATTTCTACAAAGTCAAAGTAATAAAGAAATACATTTGGCTGATAAAAAATACTTAGACAATATTGGAAAAGATTTATTGAATGGCGTAACTACCTCGATAGCAATGAACGACATTTTTCTTCCTTTTAGAAAAATAGAATATGAAAATCACAAATACAAAAAAGATAGAGCTTACATGTTTGATAAAGAATTTAATGAGAATACAGAAAACGTTCTAAATAAAAAACTATCAGCATATAAACAACCAGAAAGAAATGCACAGATACCTATGATGATAATTGGCTCTACCATTATCAACGACCAAAAGATGATGTACCTATCGCCACAACCTATCAAATATCTACTAAAACCATACATCGCTTCCAACCAAACTATCAATGAATATATTGGAATTGATGCTATTGAGTTTAATACATTATTTAAAAATTCTGGAGCAGCAAACATAAATGTTGTAAGTGCCTTGCGTATGAATGCAACATTTCCATATATCTTTCCTGCTGTAAGTTTGCCAACAAAACCAGAAATTAAAGCTATGGACGCTGGTTTTCGTGACAACTTTGGCTATTTAGTAACTACCAGATTTATGTCATCATTACAAAAGTGGATAGAAGAAAATACATCAGGTGTAATTGTTGTTACCATAAAAGTAGATGACAAATCTAAAGATTATTCTGCTTTTGAAACTAAAACATATATTGGCGAATTGTTGGCACCTATAGGTGGAATTTATTCGAATATGCTATTCCTACAGTATTACAATGCTGACCAAAATTTTGCAACACTATATAATGACTACAAAACAAATATCAACTTTATAGATTTTACATACAAACCATCTAAAAAAGATGCAGCTGCTTCACTTAGTTTACACTTAACGAATAAAGAAAAAATGGATATTCAACAATCTTTTTATAGTGAATACAATCAAAAAATGAAACAACGATTTTTAAACCTATTATATTAA